One genomic region from Ptychodera flava strain L36383 chromosome 14, AS_Pfla_20210202, whole genome shotgun sequence encodes:
- the LOC139149955 gene encoding uncharacterized protein isoform X2 yields MIPAASLLVIAVLITGYVKADCGGTSFPDGLGGCIQCAVCNAEYPPRGCEKCAAATGSEKADCVEGTFPDSLGGCVPCSYCKSANSPIGCEKCKSTTSSVEPTSATSTHENLNPGKEAKEEKGAEGIPIGWVVFAVVVALLLFALLFVVIALFIGLYKRKSRKDPSIEDGESSHRGMLRTDDEDSRESVTVDISPDPGGGSHAQENHPSITGSSSTVGGSSDSCAGEGRDLSEGHSPVQESLLQSDDQSDQGATDLDWKVS; encoded by the exons ATGATTCCGGCTGCAAGTTTACTAGTCATTGCCGTGCTGATCACGGGCTACGTGAAAGCAGACTGCGGAGGGACGTCTTTCCCGGACGGCCTTGGAGGATGTATCCAATGTGCCGTCTGCAATGCTGAATACCCTCCCAGAGGTTGCGAGAAAT GTGCTGCAGCAACCGGTTCAGAGAAGGCAGATTGCGTGGAGGGGACATTTCCTGATAGTTTGGGGGGATGTGTTCCTTGTTCTTACTGCAAATCTGCAAACTCACCGATTGGATGTGAGAAAT GTAAGTCTACCACTAGTAGTGTGGAACCAACTTCCGCAACTTCAacacatgaaaatttgaatCCCGGAAAGGAAGCCAAAGAGGAGAAAG GCGCTGAGGGAATACCGATTGGTTGGGTGGTATTCGCAGTAGTTGTAGCACTCTTATTATTCGCCTTGTTGTTTGTTGTAATCGCTCTCTTCATTGGTCTGTACAAACGTAAATCAAGAAAGGATCCGTCCATCGAAGATGGCGAGAGCAGCCATA GAGGAATGTTACGCACAGACGATGAAGATTCACGAGAGAGTGTGACTGTGGACATTTCTCCTGATCCGGGAGGTggaagtcatgcacaggaaaaTCATCCCTCAATCACGGGGAGTAGTTCTACCGTCGGTGGTTCATCAGACTCGTGTGCTGGTGAGGGCAGAGACTTAAGTGAGGGTCACTCACCTGTACAAGAATCACTTTTGCAATCAGACGATCAATCAGATCAGGGTGCCACAGATCTAGATTGGAAGGTTTCGtga
- the LOC139149955 gene encoding uncharacterized protein isoform X1, producing MIPAASLLVIAVLITGYVKADCGGTSFPDGLGGCIQCAVCNAEYPPRGCEKCAAATGSEKADCVEGTFPDSLGGCVPCSYCKSANSPIGCEKCTTITRPSQAKTNCGNGTFPDGLGDCVPCAFCNSENPTIGCEMCKSTTSSVEPTSATSTHENLNPGKEAKEEKGAEGIPIGWVVFAVVVALLLFALLFVVIALFIGLYKRKSRKDPSIEDGESSHRGMLRTDDEDSRESVTVDISPDPGGGSHAQENHPSITGSSSTVGGSSDSCAGEGRDLSEGHSPVQESLLQSDDQSDQGATDLDWKVS from the exons ATGATTCCGGCTGCAAGTTTACTAGTCATTGCCGTGCTGATCACGGGCTACGTGAAAGCAGACTGCGGAGGGACGTCTTTCCCGGACGGCCTTGGAGGATGTATCCAATGTGCCGTCTGCAATGCTGAATACCCTCCCAGAGGTTGCGAGAAAT GTGCTGCAGCAACCGGTTCAGAGAAGGCAGATTGCGTGGAGGGGACATTTCCTGATAGTTTGGGGGGATGTGTTCCTTGTTCTTACTGCAAATCTGCAAACTCACCGATTGGATGTGAGAAAT GCACAACTATCACACGCCCATCACAAGCGAAGACAAATTGCGGGAACGGAACGTTTCCCGACGGTTTAGGGGACTGTGTTCCATGCGCTTTCTGTAACTCTGAAAACCCTACAATTGGATGTGAAATGT GTAAGTCTACCACTAGTAGTGTGGAACCAACTTCCGCAACTTCAacacatgaaaatttgaatCCCGGAAAGGAAGCCAAAGAGGAGAAAG GCGCTGAGGGAATACCGATTGGTTGGGTGGTATTCGCAGTAGTTGTAGCACTCTTATTATTCGCCTTGTTGTTTGTTGTAATCGCTCTCTTCATTGGTCTGTACAAACGTAAATCAAGAAAGGATCCGTCCATCGAAGATGGCGAGAGCAGCCATA GAGGAATGTTACGCACAGACGATGAAGATTCACGAGAGAGTGTGACTGTGGACATTTCTCCTGATCCGGGAGGTggaagtcatgcacaggaaaaTCATCCCTCAATCACGGGGAGTAGTTCTACCGTCGGTGGTTCATCAGACTCGTGTGCTGGTGAGGGCAGAGACTTAAGTGAGGGTCACTCACCTGTACAAGAATCACTTTTGCAATCAGACGATCAATCAGATCAGGGTGCCACAGATCTAGATTGGAAGGTTTCGtga